The Vibrio gallaecicus genome contains a region encoding:
- the cyaY gene encoding iron donor protein CyaY — protein sequence MNDTEFHQLVDIQMQNIEEAIDESEADVDYEVTGNVMTLEFEDRSQIIINRQEPMHEIWLASRSGGFHFKLIEDKWTCSKTGMELFEMVKEECVKHAGEDIDWV from the coding sequence ATGAACGATACTGAATTTCATCAGCTGGTCGATATACAGATGCAAAACATCGAAGAAGCTATCGATGAATCAGAGGCAGATGTGGATTACGAAGTGACAGGTAACGTGATGACGCTGGAATTTGAAGACCGCAGCCAGATCATCATTAACCGCCAAGAGCCGATGCACGAAATTTGGTTAGCGTCTCGTTCTGGAGGCTTCCACTTCAAACTTATTGAAGATAAATGGACGTGTTCAAAAACAGGGATGGAGCTTTTTGAGATGGTGAAGGAAGAGTGCGTTAAGCATGCGGGCGAAGATATTGACTGGGTGTAA
- the lptM gene encoding LPS translocon maturation chaperone LptM produces MKKLITALFMVSVIGLSGCGQTGALYLPDEPQQSEPSQ; encoded by the coding sequence ATGAAAAAGTTAATTACAGCTCTGTTTATGGTGTCCGTTATCGGTCTTTCTGGGTGTGGTCAAACGGGAGCGTTATATCTTCCTGATGAACCGCAGCAAAGCGAACCATCGCAATAA
- a CDS encoding class I adenylate cyclase — MQAYIQTLIQRLDNLNQQCIDRALALMDLQSQRVFNLIPALFHFNHPMIPGYYDQTVPFGIHNFELNEFQKQFVEDAELTLGGKLNTASQPEILGLYTMGSTSSIGQSTSSDLDIWVCVSPTMDSATRDSLTNKCLLITDWAQTQGVEANFFLMDEERFRSNYSEEMTGDNCGSSQHLLLLDEFYRSAVRLAGQRLLWQIIPPEMEECYDEYVQDLCSNNYIDCSQWIDFGKLNQIPAEEYFGSNLWQLYKSIDSPYKSVLKAILLEAYSWEYPQTQLLSIDTKRRFFADEPDLYGMDTYYLMLEKVTRYLERINDHTRLDLVRRCFYLKTHEKLSREAGIGSVPWRREALIEMTRSWNWDSETIIELDDRRNWKVEQVKVVHHALLDALMLSYRNLIQFARRNDITSAISPQDISILARKLYAAFEVLPGKVTLLNPQISPDLHESDLSFIEVRQGQTNKAGWYLYKQPLIAHRILGQPSLEHHEYLSKLVAWSFFNGLITESTRLHSVVRDAQIDIDKFYQMVSDLRNTFSLRKRRPSMQALASPCEISQLAMFINFENDPTSELSGRSLKVDLKNADIFCFGEEGKSLVGSVDLVYRNSWHEVRTLHFQGETAMLDALKTVLGKMHQDALPPESVDVFCYSKNLRGVMRNMVYQLLAECIDLRLKPIEQEKRRRFKAIRLANQMFGLFFERRGVSVQKLENSVDFYRSISSNKLKGSPLLMLDKEQEYQLPDVVDGFASEGLIQFFFEDTEKGFNIYVLDESNQVEVYHQFSGEKDEMIASVNSFYTSVKDESKMSSKLINFNLPQYYQIVHPEEGNSYVVPYRNDNQVCSRASKIVNA, encoded by the coding sequence TTGCAGGCTTACATTCAGACTTTAATTCAACGATTGGATAATCTAAATCAACAATGCATTGATCGTGCGTTGGCATTGATGGATTTACAAAGTCAGCGTGTATTCAATTTGATACCAGCACTTTTCCACTTCAACCACCCGATGATTCCTGGTTACTACGACCAAACAGTTCCTTTTGGAATTCACAACTTCGAATTAAATGAATTCCAAAAGCAATTTGTAGAAGATGCGGAACTGACGTTAGGCGGAAAGCTAAATACTGCTAGTCAGCCTGAAATTCTCGGTCTTTATACCATGGGTAGCACGTCATCTATTGGTCAAAGCACATCGAGTGATTTAGACATTTGGGTGTGCGTCTCTCCTACGATGGACAGCGCGACTCGCGACAGTCTAACCAATAAATGCCTCTTGATTACCGATTGGGCTCAAACCCAAGGTGTTGAAGCTAATTTCTTTTTGATGGATGAAGAGCGTTTTCGTTCAAATTATTCAGAGGAAATGACGGGCGATAATTGTGGGTCTTCGCAACACTTACTCCTTTTAGATGAATTCTATCGTTCAGCTGTACGTTTAGCTGGTCAGCGTTTGCTATGGCAAATTATTCCGCCTGAAATGGAAGAGTGCTATGACGAATACGTTCAAGATCTCTGTAGTAACAATTACATCGATTGTTCACAATGGATAGACTTTGGAAAGCTCAATCAAATTCCAGCTGAAGAGTACTTTGGTTCGAACCTATGGCAGTTGTATAAAAGTATCGACTCTCCGTACAAGTCTGTATTGAAGGCAATTTTATTAGAAGCTTATTCTTGGGAGTACCCACAAACTCAATTACTGAGTATTGATACTAAGCGTCGTTTTTTTGCAGATGAACCGGATCTGTATGGTATGGATACTTATTATCTCATGCTAGAAAAGGTGACTCGTTACCTAGAAAGAATTAATGATCACACTCGTTTAGATTTGGTACGACGTTGTTTCTACCTAAAGACTCATGAAAAACTATCACGTGAAGCTGGTATTGGTTCGGTACCTTGGCGCAGAGAAGCGTTGATTGAAATGACGCGCTCTTGGAATTGGGATTCTGAAACTATTATTGAGCTTGATGACCGAAGAAATTGGAAAGTGGAACAAGTTAAAGTGGTGCACCATGCATTGCTTGATGCATTAATGCTGAGCTATCGTAACTTGATTCAGTTTGCACGTCGTAATGACATCACTTCTGCTATTAGTCCCCAAGATATCAGTATTCTTGCACGTAAGCTTTATGCGGCTTTTGAAGTTCTGCCTGGTAAAGTGACCTTACTTAATCCGCAAATATCACCAGACTTACACGAATCAGATTTAAGCTTTATTGAAGTTCGCCAAGGGCAAACGAACAAAGCGGGCTGGTATTTGTATAAGCAGCCTTTGATTGCTCATCGTATTCTAGGGCAACCATCTTTAGAGCATCATGAGTATTTAAGTAAACTCGTGGCTTGGTCTTTCTTTAATGGGCTTATTACTGAGTCAACACGTCTTCATTCTGTTGTACGTGATGCTCAAATTGATATCGATAAGTTTTATCAAATGGTGAGTGACTTACGTAATACGTTCTCACTGCGTAAACGTCGTCCAAGCATGCAAGCCTTAGCTAGCCCGTGTGAAATAAGCCAACTGGCGATGTTTATTAACTTTGAGAATGATCCTACGTCAGAGCTAAGTGGTCGTTCGCTCAAAGTTGATTTGAAAAATGCTGATATTTTCTGTTTTGGTGAAGAAGGTAAAAGCTTAGTCGGAAGTGTTGATTTGGTTTATCGAAATTCTTGGCATGAAGTGCGTACGCTTCATTTCCAAGGTGAAACCGCAATGTTGGATGCTTTGAAGACGGTGCTTGGAAAAATGCACCAAGATGCTTTACCACCAGAATCCGTAGATGTTTTTTGTTACAGCAAAAATTTACGCGGTGTGATGCGTAATATGGTGTACCAGCTATTAGCAGAATGTATCGATTTACGTTTGAAGCCGATCGAGCAAGAAAAACGTCGTCGTTTTAAAGCGATCCGCTTAGCGAACCAAATGTTTGGTTTGTTCTTTGAGCGTCGTGGTGTATCGGTCCAGAAGCTTGAAAACTCAGTGGATTTTTATCGCAGTATTTCATCGAATAAGCTAAAAGGCTCTCCGCTGCTCATGCTAGATAAAGAGCAAGAATATCAGCTTCCTGACGTGGTTGATGGTTTTGCTAGTGAAGGATTAATTCAGTTCTTCTTCGAAGATACGGAAAAAGGCTTCAATATCTACGTGTTGGATGAATCTAATCAGGTTGAGGTATATCACCAATTTAGTGGCGAAAAAGATGAGATGATCGCGAGTGTTAACTCTTTCTATACGTCGGTAAAAGATGAATCGAAGATGTCATCTAAGTTGATTAATTTCAACTTACCTCAGTATTACCAGATTGTTCATCCAGAAGAAGGCAACTCTTATGTTGTGCCTTACCGTAATGATAATCAGGTGTGCTCACGAGCATCAAAAATCGTTAACGCGTAA